The proteins below come from a single Alosa sapidissima isolate fAloSap1 chromosome 23, fAloSap1.pri, whole genome shotgun sequence genomic window:
- the mzt1 gene encoding mitotic-spindle organizing protein 1: MASATNANMNAVRETMDVLLEISRLLNTGLDMESLSICVRLCEQGINPEALSSVIKELRKASDNLKATENSTN, translated from the exons ATGGCTAGTGCTACAAATGCAAACATGAATGCTGTTCGGGAAACAATGGACG TACTGCTGGAGATATCACGCCTATTGAACACAGGCCTGGATATGGAGTCACTGTCTATATGTGTACGGCTGTGTGAGCAGGGCATCAATCCAGAAGCATTGTCCTCTGTCATCAAGGAGCTCCGGAAAGCATCAGATAACTTGAAG GCTACTGAAAACAGCACTAATTAA
- the bora gene encoding protein aurora borealis produces the protein MAEVGEPQITPETPGRPAIRNPFESPNDYHRLHEPFVPSPTIFRSSCASSATPAKFKWSIDEMSNLLPVDIDPEDINRQSFYLSQTRIDFEIEQKRQNAIEQFFTKGAIVPSPWAAPVSILKHHGKGSSSPFVTDEPESSRKTNATCQTILSLPVDFDLEKVLGEHYKVEEVSEQVQETLSSSSLRRKLFLDGQGSGSESSNPPSPERGPYMESLSGKEAMSPNFTSPLQCDVPILTSSSGQFSSSPIQGRFRNYSLGSATSPMFPDRSSPIFKSPTLSPIGPQQAETPLSGERKRLTFLTPEGVPLSSSDMDVRCRGDSPYVEGCSPIRNCSPLRPRHRVGVWGSPSHLSPILPILSTIPQAVEPLHAMELDCSSPQTEEALPGHTLSTQSPSEIMEQGEDSRGSTGQGEPADTTDGCGKEQLDCGWTKEIQEEEEDEEEEVQGGNGLSFPKLLTSSRTGSLSNAESLHMFTSLLAEGSLIPPDGSMQVDSGYNTYSAGTTSLMEGISCDGQSKEASDVHIPEEGHQLYTKFMKSKIVLPHH, from the exons ATGGCAGAGGTAGGAGAGCCTCAGATCACACCAGAAACACCCGGCAGACCAGCAATCCGCAACCCCTTTGAGAGCCCAAATGACTACCACCGCTTGCACGAACCATTTGTACCAAGTCCTACCATCTTTCGGAGCTCTTGTGCCTCGTCAGCT ACGCCAGCAAAGTTCAAGTGGTCCATAGATGAGATGTCAAACTTGCTCCCAGTAGACATTGACCCAGAGGACATCAACAGACAATCCTTCTACTTGAGTCAAACAAG GATAGACTTTGAAATTGAACAGAAACGACAAAATGCAATTGAACAG TTTTTTACCAAAGGCGCTATTGTTCCCTCCCCATGGGCAGCCCCAGTAAGCATACTGAAGCATCATGGGAAGG GTTCTTCATCCCCATTCGTCACTGATGAGCCAGAATCATCCAGAAAAACAAATG cAACATGTCAAACAATCCTCTCTTTACCTGTGGACTTCGATCTTGAAAAAGTATTGG GAGAACACTACAAAGTGGAGGAGGTATCTGAGCAGGTGCAGGAGACGCTGAGCTCCTCTTCCCTCCGCCGGAAACTCTTCCTTGACGGACAAGGCAGTGGATCGGAGTCCTCGAACCCCCCGAGTCCTGAGAGGGGCCCGTATATGGAAAGCCTTAGTGGCAAGGAGGCCATGTCCCCCAACTTCACGTCACCCCTGCAGTGTGATGTTCCCATTCTAACCTCATCCTCG GGTCAGTTCTCATCCAGTCCCATCCAAGGGAGATTTCGCAACTACAGCCTGGGTAGTGCCACTAGCCCCATGTTCCCTGACCGCTCCTCCCCGATCTTCAAATCTCCTACCTTGTCCCCCATTGGACCCCAACAGGCTGAGACTCCACTTTCAG GTGAACGGAAGCGTCTGACATTCCTCACTCCTGAAGGCGTTCCGCTGAGCAGCTCAGACATGGATGTCCGTTGCCGTGGCGACAGCCCCTACGTTGAGGGCTGCTCCCCGATTCGTAACTGCTCGCCCCTCCGGCCCCGGCACAGGGTTGGTGTGTGGGGGTCCCCATCGCATCTCTCCCCCATCTTGCCCATCCTCAGCACCATCCCACAGGCTGTGGAGCCCCTGCATGCCATGGAGCTGGACTGCAGCTCCCCCCAGACAGAGGAGGCCCTCCCTGGGCACACTCTCTCCACTCAGTCCCCCTCCGAAATAATGGAGCAGGGAGAGGACTCGAGAGGGTCCACCGGGCAGGGGGAGCCGGCGGACACAACTGACGGGTGTGGAAAGGAGCAGCTGGACTGTGGCTGGACCAAAGAGAttcaggaggaggaagaggatgaggaggaagaggtgcagGGAGGAAATGGTTTGTCTTTCCCCAAACTTCTCACCAGTTCGCGGACGGGCAGCTTGTCCAACGCCGAGAGCCTGCACATGTTCACGTCACTGCTGGCCGAGGGCAGCCTCATCCCACCAGACGGGAGCATGCAG GTGGACAGTGGGTATAACACCTACTCGGCAGGCACAACCAGCCTGATGGAGGGCATCAGTTGTGACGGCCAAAGTAAGGAGGCGTCAGATGTACACATTCCTGAGGAGGGCCACCAGCTTTATACTAAGTTCATGAAATCAAAG ATTGTTCTACCACACCACTGA